AAGTTTCTAATGCTTTGTTGTATTGAGATTATTCTACGCCTTTGATCCAGCTCCGTGTGACGTTGTAATCGTCATCAAACAGGATCATGTCGGCCTGATAGCCCGGTGCGATGTGTCCCATGACATCGTCAAGTTTCAGGAACGCGGCCGGATACAGGGACGCCATGCGAAGCGCTTCGCCAAGATCGATGCCGACCATTTCGACGCAATTCTTAACCGCGGCGATCATGTCGAGGTCCGATCCGGCCAATGTACCATCAGCCAGCGCGCAGCGACCATCGGTGGCCATGATCTCCTCGCCACCCAGAACAAAGCGTTTTTCGTCAGCCCCGACTGTTGGCATGGCGTCGGTCACCAGCATGATCTTGCCTTTGGCCTTGGCGTGAATGGCAACCTTCAGAACGGCTGGATGCACATGATAGCCATCAGCGATCAATCCGCACCAGGTGCTGTCATCGGCCATCGCCGCACCGGCAACACCGGGTTCACGGTGGGTCATCGGGCTCATGGCATTAAACAAATGCGTGAAGCCGCGCATGCCTTCGGCAATGGCAGCCTGTAGGTGGTTATAAGTGCCCGCAGTATGACCGGCACAAACCAGAACGCCACGATCAGCCAGCTTTTTAATTGTGCCTTTGGCGGCCTTTTCCGGGGCCATGGTCACCAGGATACGGCCATTGGGAAGGCGGGTCAGAAGATCAATCGCGTCACCTTCCATCGGGCGGATGATGTTCGCGTCATGCACGCCTTTGCGTTCGGCATTCAGATACGGGCCTTCCAGATGGATGCCGACAATGCCCGGTACTTCCTGATTGATTGCGTCGGTTACGGCCATAATCGCGGCTTCCATTTTGTCGCGATGATCCGTGATCAGGGTAGGCAGCATGGCCGTGGTGCCATATTTACGGTGGGCAGCCATGATCGCGCGAATACCGTCGACATTCGGTTCATCGTTTAACAAGATCCCGCCACCACCATTGACCTGAACATCGATAAGGCCGGGCGCAAGTATCTGATTTCCCGCATCAATCACCGCGATATTTTCAGGGATATGGCGGCTTTCAACAATCGCATCCACCTTGCTGTCCCGAACAATGACAGCTTTGCCGTTATGGAAATCTGTACCGTCAAAGACACGTGCATTGGTAATGGCAAAATCGGTCATCAGTGCGTCTCCGTTACTTTGGACAGGTGTGGTGGCGCATCTGGATTGCAACCACGTTCCAGCGCAACATGTTCTGCGAGCGTATAGAATGTCTGGATCATTGCGATGGGGGCCAGAAGCGGGTGGATATCCTCGACCACCGGAAGATGGCCCTTGATATCAGCGTGACCGGTTTCGGCGGCGAACAGATTATTGGTTTTCGCCCGCATTTCTTCGAGGAAACCCTCGACACTTTCGCGCGATGCATCTTGTTGGGAAAAGACCAGCAACGGGAAATCCTTAGTTACCAGTGCCATCGGGCCATGCTTCACTTCGGCTGCGCTGAAAGCTTCGGCATGCAGGCTACTGGTTTCCTTGAATTTAAGGGCTGCTTCCTGTGCGATGGCAAAGGCTGGCCCACGGCCGATCACATAAAGACCGTTTGATTTCGCAATCGCGTCAGCAGCATCAAGCCAATCCATGCCAAGCGCCTTTTCGAGTGATGCGGGCAGGGCGACAAGCGCCTTGTTGAATGCCGGGTCCTGCGTCCATCCACCAACGATCTGCGCGATGGCGGACAATGTTGCGATATAGGATTTGGTCGCGGCAACACTGATTTCAGGGCCTGCCATCAGCGGAATGACATGGTCAACCGTATTGGCCAACGGGGAATCAACGACATTGACCAATGCTACGGTGCGGGCACCGGCATCACGGGCGGCCTCGGTATTCTTGACCAGATCCGGGCTTTTGCCCGACTGGGAGACGGCAATAAACAAGGCGTCCTTGCTGGCGATAGACCGGTTATATATCGAGACGATCGATGGGGCAGCAGATACGACCGGAATGCCAAGCTGGCTTTCAATCAGATATTTTGCGTAAAGCGTTGCATGATCAGAGCTGCCGCGCCCGCACGTCACAACGAATTTTGGCGGGTTGGCACGCAGGTCCGCGACCAGAGCATCAATTGCAGTCTTGTTGTGATCAAGCTGCTTGGCAACGATGGCCGGGGCTTCGGCCAGTTCGCGACCCATCTGGGTTTTGGGTGTCCAGCGCGTGCTCATATCGAGTGTTTCCTCAAACTTTTGGGGCGACGTGCGACGCGATCATTTTCAGCGCGCATCAACTTGCATTTCGGCGATGAAGTCGTAACTGTCGCCACGATAATAGGAACGGGTGAATTCGACCGGTGTACCGTTGGCAAGGAAAGAACGCCGTTCGATATAAAGGGCGGCACAGCCATCAGGTACGCCAAGGATTTTTGCCGTTTCGCCATCAAACAGTTCAGCCCGAAGACGTTGAAGAGCGCGTTCAGGCTTTTTGCCGTATTTTGCCAGCGCATCATAAAGCGACTTTTCGACTTCATCCGGGCTTGGCAGGAAGGCGCGTGGCACGACTGCGTATTCGAGAGCCATCGGTTTGTCATTGGCTGTACGTAAACGCCGCAACCTTGTTACTTCTGTACCCGGCGAAAGATTAAGCGCCATGGCTTCTTCGGGCGAGGCATGACCGAGGGTTTTTTCAATCCAGACTGCACCGGGCTTCATACCACGCGTGATCATATCCTCGGTAAAGGATGTCAGGCGCGAAAGGGCCTGTTCAACGCGCGGGGCGACAAATGTGCCTGCGCCGTGACGCTGTACAAGGACGCCTTCTTCTACAAGGGCACGCATGGCATTTCGTACGGTAACGCGTGAAATACCAAGTTCATTAGCTAGATCGCGTTCGCTTGGCAGGGCGTCATCGACTTTCAGGATACCATCATCGATAACGGCCTTGATTGCCGTTTGCAGGCGGCGATACAGCGGGCCATGACCGATATTTTCGATGTCCCGGGCACGCAGGCTTGCGATGACGTCTGCTGTACTGATCATGCATGCACCTTTTGATATTTACTAGCCATCAGGATTGCCCCATGCAGGGCATCGTTTTGTGCCGGAACCAGATCGGACCGGATATCGTCAGGCATGCGTTTGGCCATCTGCTCGGCAAGGCCGCCCATCAAACTCAGCCGTTTCGCGCCGAATTCCTGAAGCTTGTGCAGAATATTGCGATTTGCGGTTACAGCAACATCAATGATGGCGGCAGCAGTCGAGTCACCATGGCTGTCGGCATCGAATACCATTGGGCAGAATGCGCCATAATCAGCTGGTCGGGCTTTCTCGGCAAAAGCGACGATTTCTTCTGGATTGTCGTTAAAATGTTTCATGACGGCGCGAGTCAGTTCGGATGACACCGCCAAACCTTCGTGGGCAAGCAGGGCGGTTTCAATCGCCGTCCGGCCAATACGGGCGCCGCTTCCGATATCAGAAATCTCGAAGCCCCAACCAGCAAGTGCCAATTCACGACCCTCGACAATCGCCTGTCCGCAGGTACCGGTTCCAACAATCAATATGGCCCCGTCAGCACCATCATGTGCGCCAAGGCATGCAGTGTAGGCATCGGTCGCAAAACAGGCACTGGCGAACGGATGTTTATAGGATTCGGCAAGTTTGCGTTCGCGCTCCAACGGCAAACCGGCCAGTCCAAGTCCTGCGTGCAAATCCGAAATGCGGCTTTCGGAAAGGCCTGCTTCCTTGAGTGCCATGGTCGCAGCGGCAATGATTTCACCAAAGACGTGGTTTATGCCAAGGCGGGTATTTGCCCCGCCGCGCATGGCTTCACCGAGGGTTTCACCCGCGCTATTGACAATGCGCGCCCGGCAGCGCGTACCGCCACCATCAATGCCAAGGTAGAGCTTTTCTTTTTGTGCGTTTTGCATTCCGACCATCCCTAACTGAAGGGATCATAGCAGAGTGGTATCTTGAAAAGCAATACCAATATAAATCCACTAATGCTGTTCTCGGTCCCATTTTGGCATCATGTAGATAAGGATGGCGCTGCCGGTGATAAATTGAAATCACCTATTATCTATTTGAAAAAAAGTGAAATATGAGGTGAATCTGAGTAAATTTCGGGGTGCGTTCAGGAAGTGCCTTGCCTTGCTGGTATCATAATGGTATTTAACTGATGGAGGGAGATTGGAAAATGGCATCACGCACTGAAGAATTTGATATGCGCTTTGCCGGGTTGGATCAGTGGTCCGACGCAGATTTCCTTATGGCTTTGTGGGAAGGCCAGATGCGCGCAGTCGCATCGCTGGGGCCGGTCCTGACGGATATGGCAACAGCCGCAAACGGGATAGCACGTCGCCTGGGCGGCGGGGGTCGTCTCGTTTATGTTGGTGCTGGAACTTCCGGCACGGTGGCCTGGCAGGATGCCAAGGAACTTGGCGGAACGTTTGGCTGGCCCGAAGACATGACCATTGTCATGTTGGCAGGCGGCTTGCTAAGCGAGCCGGGTGTATTCAATTCCGCTGAAGACGATACCAAAGCCGCAGAAGACGAAATTACCCGACATCGCATAGGTGAAGGTGACGCGGTCATTGCCGTCGCGGCCAGTGGCTCTACGCCTTATACATTGCGCGTCGTTAAACTGGCACGTAAGCGCGGTGCTTACACCGTTGGTCTTTGCAATAACCCTGATGGCAAACTTTTGACGACGGCAGAGTGCGGTATTTTTCTTGATAGCGCGCCCGAAGTTATCGCTGGCTCAACCCGGATGGGGGCAGGGACCGCGCAGAAGGCTGCCATAAATATCCTTTCATCGCTTGTCATGAGCAAGCTGGGGCGACTTTTTGATAATCTGATGATCGGCATGCGTGCCGAAAACATCAAGTTGCATGATCGCGCCATCCGCATTACAGGGCATATTGCTGGTTGCGATGCGCGGAATGCCGAAAGCGCCCTTGAAAAAGCACAGTTTGATATCCGCATCGCGGTCCTGATTGCCAAAGGGCACGAGACCGCGAAAGCCAAAGAAATTCTTGCGATGTTTAACGGAAATCTCCGGGCAGCGCTTGAGTATAAGGACTGACATCTGCAGGGATAGCAGTCCGCCGACATTGATCAGAGGAGGCATAAATGTCGAATAAAGTGTTTGCAAAAGGCCTGGCAGCGGCCCTGGCGGCAAGTGTCGCCCTGGTTCCGTTGATGGCATCTGCCGGCGAACTCGTGATCGAGAGCTGGCGTAACGACGATATCGATATCTGGAATGATCAGATTATTCCGGCCTTTAACAAGGAATATCCTGAAATCAAGGTGACTTTCTCGCCGACCCCGCCGACAGATTATAACGCGCTGATCAATGCGAAATTCGCAGGCGGTACTGCTGGTGATCTGATTACCTGCCGTCCGTTCGATGCGTCGCTTGAGCTTTACAAGCAGGGAAATCTTGCACCGCTTGATGACATCAAGGGGATGGACAATTTCTCGGACGTTGCGAAATCCGCATGGCAGACCGATGATGGTTCCGCCACCTTCTGTCTGCCAATGGCATCGGTTATTCATGGCTTTATCTATAACAAGGAAGCCTTCGAGGCGGCCGGTGTAGAAGTGCCGAAAACCCGCGAAGAGTTCTATGCCGCCCTTGATAAAATCAAGGAAGAAGGCAGCTATATCCCGATGGCAATGGGGACTGCTGATCAGTGGGAAGCAGCCACCATGGGCTTCCAGAACATTGGTCCGAATTACTGGAAAGGCGAAGAGGGCCGTAAAGCCCTGATCGATGGTAACCAGAAATTCACCGACAAGCCGTATATTGATACCTTTACTGAACTGGCGAGCTGGTCGAACTATCTGCCGGACGGTTATGAAGCCATTTCCTATCCGGATGCGCAGAACCTGTTCTCGCTTGGTCGCGCGGCAGTTTATCCGGCCGGTTCGTGGGATATTTCCCTGTTTAACAGCCAAGCCGAATTTGAATTCGGTGCCTTCCCACCGCCCCCGGCTGCGGGTTCGGATACCTGCTATATCAGTGACCATACCGATATCGCGCTGGGTCTGAATGCCAAATCGCCGAATGCCGCCGAAGCAAAGATCTTTCTCGAATGGATGACCGGTTCGGAATTTGCGTCGCTTTATTCGAACGCGCTGCCGGGCTTCTTCTCGTTGTCGAACCACAAGGTTGAAATCAGCGATCCGGTTGCCAACGAGTTCGTCAGCTGGCGTCAGAAATGCGAGTCAACCATTCGTAACTCGTATCAGATTCTGTCACGCGGCACGCCGAACCTTGAAAACGAACTGTGGAACATTTCCGCACAGGTTATCAACGGCACCGTTACCCCGGAAGAGGCTGGCCAAGCTACCGAAGCCGGACTTGCGAAGTGGTATGCGCCGCATCAGTAAGGCCTGAATACAGATGGCAGGTGACTTCTTGCGCCTGCCATCGTTGTATCCGCAGTAATATGTTGCAGTTCCGCAGATCACGCTGATTGACAAATCCGGCGGACAGGACTGCAATCAGGCCCCTAGATGAACGCTTTCGACCGGGGGCGCGTTCCCCGTACGCTTAATCTCAGAAAGACAGGATAAGGTATGGCGCATTCCG
The Thalassospira xiamenensis M-5 = DSM 17429 DNA segment above includes these coding regions:
- the nagA gene encoding N-acetylglucosamine-6-phosphate deacetylase encodes the protein MTDFAITNARVFDGTDFHNGKAVIVRDSKVDAIVESRHIPENIAVIDAGNQILAPGLIDVQVNGGGGILLNDEPNVDGIRAIMAAHRKYGTTAMLPTLITDHRDKMEAAIMAVTDAINQEVPGIVGIHLEGPYLNAERKGVHDANIIRPMEGDAIDLLTRLPNGRILVTMAPEKAAKGTIKKLADRGVLVCAGHTAGTYNHLQAAIAEGMRGFTHLFNAMSPMTHREPGVAGAAMADDSTWCGLIADGYHVHPAVLKVAIHAKAKGKIMLVTDAMPTVGADEKRFVLGGEEIMATDGRCALADGTLAGSDLDMIAAVKNCVEMVGIDLGEALRMASLYPAAFLKLDDVMGHIAPGYQADMILFDDDYNVTRSWIKGVE
- a CDS encoding SIS domain-containing protein, with amino-acid sequence MSTRWTPKTQMGRELAEAPAIVAKQLDHNKTAIDALVADLRANPPKFVVTCGRGSSDHATLYAKYLIESQLGIPVVSAAPSIVSIYNRSIASKDALFIAVSQSGKSPDLVKNTEAARDAGARTVALVNVVDSPLANTVDHVIPLMAGPEISVAATKSYIATLSAIAQIVGGWTQDPAFNKALVALPASLEKALGMDWLDAADAIAKSNGLYVIGRGPAFAIAQEAALKFKETSSLHAEAFSAAEVKHGPMALVTKDFPLLVFSQQDASRESVEGFLEEMRAKTNNLFAAETGHADIKGHLPVVEDIHPLLAPIAMIQTFYTLAEHVALERGCNPDAPPHLSKVTETH
- a CDS encoding GntR family transcriptional regulator, coding for MISTADVIASLRARDIENIGHGPLYRRLQTAIKAVIDDGILKVDDALPSERDLANELGISRVTVRNAMRALVEEGVLVQRHGAGTFVAPRVEQALSRLTSFTEDMITRGMKPGAVWIEKTLGHASPEEAMALNLSPGTEVTRLRRLRTANDKPMALEYAVVPRAFLPSPDEVEKSLYDALAKYGKKPERALQRLRAELFDGETAKILGVPDGCAALYIERRSFLANGTPVEFTRSYYRGDSYDFIAEMQVDAR
- a CDS encoding BadF/BadG/BcrA/BcrD ATPase family protein codes for the protein MQNAQKEKLYLGIDGGGTRCRARIVNSAGETLGEAMRGGANTRLGINHVFGEIIAAATMALKEAGLSESRISDLHAGLGLAGLPLERERKLAESYKHPFASACFATDAYTACLGAHDGADGAILIVGTGTCGQAIVEGRELALAGWGFEISDIGSGARIGRTAIETALLAHEGLAVSSELTRAVMKHFNDNPEEIVAFAEKARPADYGAFCPMVFDADSHGDSTAAAIIDVAVTANRNILHKLQEFGAKRLSLMGGLAEQMAKRMPDDIRSDLVPAQNDALHGAILMASKYQKVHA
- a CDS encoding N-acetylmuramic acid 6-phosphate etherase, producing the protein MASRTEEFDMRFAGLDQWSDADFLMALWEGQMRAVASLGPVLTDMATAANGIARRLGGGGRLVYVGAGTSGTVAWQDAKELGGTFGWPEDMTIVMLAGGLLSEPGVFNSAEDDTKAAEDEITRHRIGEGDAVIAVAASGSTPYTLRVVKLARKRGAYTVGLCNNPDGKLLTTAECGIFLDSAPEVIAGSTRMGAGTAQKAAINILSSLVMSKLGRLFDNLMIGMRAENIKLHDRAIRITGHIAGCDARNAESALEKAQFDIRIAVLIAKGHETAKAKEILAMFNGNLRAALEYKD
- a CDS encoding ABC transporter substrate-binding protein, whose translation is MSNKVFAKGLAAALAASVALVPLMASAGELVIESWRNDDIDIWNDQIIPAFNKEYPEIKVTFSPTPPTDYNALINAKFAGGTAGDLITCRPFDASLELYKQGNLAPLDDIKGMDNFSDVAKSAWQTDDGSATFCLPMASVIHGFIYNKEAFEAAGVEVPKTREEFYAALDKIKEEGSYIPMAMGTADQWEAATMGFQNIGPNYWKGEEGRKALIDGNQKFTDKPYIDTFTELASWSNYLPDGYEAISYPDAQNLFSLGRAAVYPAGSWDISLFNSQAEFEFGAFPPPPAAGSDTCYISDHTDIALGLNAKSPNAAEAKIFLEWMTGSEFASLYSNALPGFFSLSNHKVEISDPVANEFVSWRQKCESTIRNSYQILSRGTPNLENELWNISAQVINGTVTPEEAGQATEAGLAKWYAPHQ